Part of the Candidatus Micrarchaeia archaeon genome is shown below.
TTAAAGCAATATTATGTTCTTTTGAACCCGTAAAATACATCATTGCTGAACCAAATTCATTTTCATTAAATATTCTAAAATCACAATCAATTCCTATATTCAAAAAAGCAGTGCTTTTTAATTTTCCTTTTGATTTTATTTTTTCAATATATTTTAAAGATGTAAATTTATCCATTGCTTTTTGTGGATTATCTGAAACAACCAAAATATCTATATCTCCAATAGTTTCTTTCATTCTTCTTAATGAACCTACAAGTTCTATTTGTTTTATTGATTTTTCTTTTTTTAACTCACTTTTTATTTCATTTGCTATAGGTAAAACATAACCTAATAACTGCCTTCCTTTTATTCTTGAAAGCATTTGTATCCCATTTAATATTTCTTCTTCTGATTTTTCTCCAAAACCATCTAATTCTTTTATTTTATTATTTTTAACTGCTTTTTCTAATTCATTTAAATTTGTTATATTTAATTTTTCATATAAAATCTTTATTTTTTTAGGACCTAATGAAGGAATTCTTTTTAAAGAATCAAAATCAACAGGAATTTCTTTTTTTAATCTTTCATATGTTCCTATTTTTCCTGTTTCTAAATATTCTATTATTTTCTCTTTTGTTGATTTTCCAACTCCTGAAATTGAATCTAATCTTTTTTCTTTATATAATATTTCAATATCTTCTTGGAGCATTTCTATTGAAGTTGCAGCATTTCTATATGCTCTTGGGCTCCAATCAACTCCTTTTAATTCTAATAAATCAGCAATTTTATAAAATATATTAGCTATTTCTTGATTTTTCATATAAAACTAACATACGTAATGTTTAAATTAATTTTATAAATATTTCAAATCTATAGAAAGCTATATAAACATATAGAATAATATAACATTATGACAAATACAACAATTATGATTGATTTAGAAATAAAATCTGCATTGGATTCTCTTAAAATACATCATAGAGAATCATATAAAGAAATTATTGAAAAACTTATTAATTTTTATTTAGATGAAAAAAAATTGAAAAATTTTGTAGATGAAGCACAAAAAGAAAAAATAAAGGAGCTTTGGGATAATGAATGGGATGAAATCTGGAACACAGCTTAAATTTGGAGATATAATATTAGCTGAAATACCTTTTGTTGAAATTAATGAAGTTAAAAAAAGACCTGCTTTGGTCCTATTCGAAGAACATAATAATGTAATTTTAATGGGCATAACAAGCAATCCACTAATGAAAGGAATTCAAATAACTAAAAAAGAGGGTGCTTTAACAAACAGCATTATTAAATTAAATTATATATTTACAATTGATAAAAATAAAATTATTAAAAAACTCTTTTCTTTATCTAAAAATAAAAAAGATTTAATTTCTAGAGAATTTATTAAAAAAATAAAATAAAAGAGGATGTTATTCCTCTTGTGTTTCATTTTGTGTTTCTTCTTCTATTGTTTCATTTTCTGCTTCTGTTTCATTTGTGTTTTCTCCTATTGCGTCTTCTAGTATTTCTTCTGCAGTTATTTCAATGAGTTTTAATTTTGCCTGCCTATCTGTAATTACACAAGTGTATAATGCATCATCAGAAGTTTCACCATTTATTTCTAAGATTTTGATTGTATATTGTCCTATTGTAAATGTTTCTCCTTCTTCTACTGCTCTTGTTGTTTCACTGCCGCCTTCCTCAAAAAATAATTCTGCTTCTTTGTCTGAAATTTCACATTTGTCATTTGCTTCTTGTGTTTTGAAGGTTATTGTGTTTAAACCTAATTTTAAATCACCAAAATCTTCATCTTCTCCTTCTTCAAATGTAAATTCTTCAGATATAGGTTCCATTATTTTTAATTCTGCTTTTTTATTTGATATATCACATCCATCTTCATCGTCATTTAATTCAACATCTGCTATAATATCTTCTAATTCTATTTCTATATTATCAACTTTTATTGAATCTCCTAACAAAACATCAGATTTAGATTTGCCATATTTTAAAGTTGCATCTTCTTTAATTAAGAAACAAGCTGCTTCAACTTCAACATCTAATGAAACTTTTTCACTATTGATTACACATTTTTCTTGATCTTCATCATATTCAACATCAATATCAAATTCTTTTACTAAGATAATGATATTATCTTTTCTTCCTGTTGTTTCACTATCTTCATCACCTAAAGTTAATTTATAATCGTCCTCTCCATCCTCGATTTCTAAAACTACTTTCATATTTGAGGCAGTACAATCACTTGAAGGTAAAGTTAATTTTAAAGTCACTTCTTCATTATCTATTTCACACGTTCCATTAACTGAATCTTCCATATCTTCAGTTATTTCCATAACTTTTACTCTTTCTCCAGTTATGAAAACTTTTTCATCACCATAACCTAAAGTAAATGTTTCTGTTGTTAAATCTGGGAATAATAATTGTAAATCAACTTCTCTGTTTGTTATTGTACATTCTTCATCATAAGTAGTTATTCTTAAAGTTACATTTTCATTTGTAATTTCACATTCTTCTTCAATACATTCAATTTCTTGGCTTATGTCTGTTACTTGAACTCTTACTCTATTACTTACAAAACTTGAAGCTCCTTCATTTAATTCAAATGTATCTGTTCCAGAACCTTCTGGACTAACTTTTAATATCACAGATTCTGAAATAATTTCACAATCTTCAGTGCAATTTTCAGTTTCAGTATCTATTCTATATATTTCTATTTCAGTATCTTCATCTAAAGTTATATCTTCTCCTTCTTCAAATGTTTGAGTTTCAACATCAGTATCTGGAGCACCAATTTCTTGAGTAACATCTGTTATTCTAATTGTATAATCTCCGGTTAATGAAGCTTGTTCCCCTTCATCTTTCGTTATTGTTACATCTGCCATATCTCCGATAGATACATCTTCTGTTATTGATTTTACTTTTATTTTAATATCATTTTCTAATTCCTTAGTTTCTTGTTCATCATAAATATCTGAATTAGAAAATGCTTCAACAAATTCTGTTGTTGCTCCTATTGTTTCAACTTCAACATCTGTTCCTGTTGATAAAGTAGTTGAATCAGTAACTGGAACTACTACTTTCTTTGATGAAACATCTGAAGATTGAACATTAAGTTTTATTTCCTTATTTTTTACTTCACATCCTTTTTTCTCAACACTAAAAATTTGATTTATATCTTCAATAAATAAAGCTAAATTATCAGATAGAACTTCTTGTCCTTGTTCTATTAAAGTAAATGTTTTGGATTCATTATCTTTAACTGCTTCTATTTTTATTTTTTCATCTGATATAATACATGTTCCATTATCATATTCTGCATCTTCAGATATGCTTTTTACTAATAAATTCCACCCTTCTAAAGTTGTATTTTCTCCTTCTTTTAAACTTGTTGAAGTATCAATTGGAACACAAGTACAATCTTCTTGTTGAATAAATCCTTCTGGACATTCACTTGGACAACCTTCCGGTCCTAAACATCCAAAAAACAGCATTGATATTAATAATAATCCTAGAATATATTGTTTCATATAAAATCACCAATTTAAATATTATACTAAAATATTTAAATATAGTGTTTACTCTTTTTTAATGAAACATAATACAAAAATCATTATTCCAGTATATATAATTAATATATAATTCTTGTATGTCTCAGGTAAATAAATTAATAAAAGAAGGAATAATAATAAGAAAATTAAACCATAAAAATATTTTTTAGGAACTAATTTAAAAAGAATTTCAACTTTATCTAAATAAGAATTTTTATGTGCTTCTTCAAAATTTAAAGAGATATTAGTTAAACCTTGAAAATTCTCTGCAAATATAGTTTTTTCTAATTTATCAAAATATTCAAATATTTCCTCTTTATTATCCATAGTTATTGCTTTTAACTGCAATATCTCTTCTAATGAAAAAATAACAGATTTTATTTCGGCCATTAAAGATGGATTTAAATCAGGCATATTTGCATCATTTAAAGTATTTTTTATTTTAATAAATTCTAATTTTAATTCTTTAACTGATTTTTTAACTTCATCAAGATAAACTCCCCTATTTAAAGGATCATCTAACTTCTTTTTTGTTTTGATTATTAAATATTTTAAATAATCACTATATGAAAATCCATAATTCTTTTTAAAATAAGAAAGAAATAGTTTTAATGAAGGTCTTCCTATTTGGATATTTAAAAAGGCTAAAAATTTTTCTAAAATAAAACAAAATAAAAGTATTGAAAAAGTAAATAAAAATAATAAAAATACTGCACTCACTAAAGAAGTTAACACTATTAATATAACATTTTCTTCTAAAGTAAAATTAACTAAATAATAAAGAATAAATACAAAACTTATTAAATATACAATACCATGCCACCATCTTCTAAAAGAAACTGCTGCTGAAATATCATCAAAAACTATATCTCCATTATTTTTTGTTTTCATATTTAAACGCCCCAAACCTTATTTGATATTTTTATTTTATATCTTCTTCTTTATAAATGTTTTGCTTTGTGTAAAAAAAAGTAAATAGCCTGCCTCAGACTCTGTTTGAATTATGTGTGAATAGACTAACCTACATTGTTTATTTAACTTAATTTTGTAATAATATCTTTTCCTTCATAAAATTAGTTCAAAAAGTGTCATTTAATGACACTTTTTAAAAAGAAATAGAAAGGTTTTTATATTAGTAAGTAATAAACATATCTATGAAAAATATAATTAAAATTTATGAAGCACTGATTAATCGAAAATCAAAAATATGTCATAGAAAAGAAATTATTGATATAATCAAAGAATATAATAAAAAATTTGGGAAAGTAAACATTAAAAACACGCTAAAATATCTTTCAAGACATAAATATACTATACGAGTATTCAAAAAGTTCTATTATATAAATTCATTAGATGAAAAGGAGCGTAAATTTTGTTTATTTGAAGATAGAGAATTATTATTTTCTGTATTAAACAAACTCGATATTAAATGGTATGTTGGACTTAACTCTGCTTTATACATTTCTGGAGAAATTTGGCAAATACCAAACATATTGACAATAGTAAACAACAAAATAAGTGGAAAAAAATCAATACTTGGAATTACTGTTAGATTCTTCAAAATAAAAGAATCTTTAATTTTCGGCCTTAAGACAAAAAAAACTAAAAATAAAATTAAATTTTATTACTCTAATCCCTCAAAAACTTATTTAGATTTAGTATATTTCAAACAATCTAAAAAAATTATTTTAAAGGAAA
Proteins encoded:
- a CDS encoding type II toxin-antitoxin system PemK/MazF family toxin, with amino-acid sequence MNGMKSGTQLKFGDIILAEIPFVEINEVKKRPALVLFEEHNNVILMGITSNPLMKGIQITKKEGALTNSIIKLNYIFTIDKNKIIKKLFSLSKNKKDLISREFIKKIK